A stretch of DNA from Microlunatus sp. Gsoil 973:
AGGCCGAACTCAGTGAGGAGGTCCGCGGCACCGGGATGCAGAAAGCCGTCGGAGAGCTGATCAGCTGCCCGTTCTGCATCGGACTCTGGATTGCCACCGGATTCGGCGCAGGACAGGTCTTCGCACCGACCCTGACGCGGCTGGCCATGGCCGTGTTCAGCGAACTGGCGATCGCCGACTTCCTGCACTTCGGCTACTCGCTGGCCGAACAACGCCAGCAGCACCAGTGAGCACACACATTCCCCGGAGAAGGAGCCCATGTCCTCTGTAGTCGTCGTCACCGGTGCCTCCGGCGGAATCGGCCGGGCCTGCGCCCGGGCGTTCGCCGAACGTGGAGCTGCGGTCGCGTTGCTGGCCCGAGGAGAGAAGGGGTTGCAGGCCGCAGCCGAGGACGTACGCCTCCGTGGCGGCACACCGCTGGTCGTTCCGGTCGACGTCAGTGACGCCGACGCGGTCGAGGCCGCCGTGGAACGGGTCGAGACCGAGCTCGGGCCGATCGACGTCTGGGTCAACGCTGCATTCAGTTCGGTGTTCTCCCCGTTCAAGAAGATGACGACCGAGGAGTTCCGCAGGACCACTGAGGTGTCCTACCTCGGATTCGTCTACTGCACCTCAGCGGTGCTGCAGCGCATGCTGGCCCGAAACCGGGGGACGATCGTCCAGGTGGGTTCCGCCCTGGCCTACCGGTCGATCCCCCTGCAATCGGCATACTGCGGCGCCAAGCACGGCATCCGCGGCTTCAACGAGGCGCTCCGGGTCGAACTGCTGCACGACAAGAGCAACGTGCACACGACGATGGTGCACATGCCCGGTGTGAACACCCCACAGTTCCGCTGGCTGCTGTCCCGGATGCCCCAGAAGGCCCAACCGGTGCCGCCGATCTACCAGCCCGAGATCGCGGCGCAGGCCGTGCTGTACGCCGCCGACCATCCCCGGCAGCGCGAATACTGGGTGGGTGCCAGCACCGTGCTGACCATTCTCGGCAACAAGGTCGCACCCGGACTGCTCGACCGGTATCTGGCCCGGACCGGCTATCGGAGCCAACAGACCGGGGAACCGCAGGATCCCGATGCACCCGTCAATCTCTGGGAGCCGGCCGACGGCCCGGAGGGAGCCGACTTCGGCGCCCACGGCGCCTTCGACGATCAGGCCAAGGCCCGGGCACCGCAACTCGCACTCGCCCGCAACAAGTACAAGCTCCTGGGAGCAGCCGCGGCGCTGGCCGCGGGGACCGGTGTGTTGGTCCGCAAGGTCCGGCGGTGAACCGGCACACGCTGACCGACGACTACCCGCTGCATGTCCTGCGGGAGTACGCCCTGCTGGCCGACGGGTCACGGGGTGCCGTGCTCGGACCACGCGGTGAGATCGGCTGGCTGTGTGCACCGTCCTGGGATTCCCCCGCCGTCATTTCCCAACTGATCGGCGGACCCGGGATCTATGCCGTCACACCGACCATGCCGTTCGTCTGGGGCGGCAGCTACGAGGACGGGAGCCTGATCTGGAACAGCCGCTGGGTGGTCCGGGAACACGCCATCGTCGGCTGCCGCGAGGCTCTGGCCTACCCCGGCGACCCGCACCGGCTGGTGCTGCTGCGGCGGATCACTGCCGAACGACGCAACCGGGTCCACATCGACCTGCAGCTACGCGGCGACTTCGGCGCCACCCCGATGACCGAACGCCGCCACCATCGCAGCCAGCACGACAAGCAGCACAACGAGCAATCTGAGAACGGCGACTGGACCTGGCGGCTGGGCCCGCTGTACGTGCGCTGGACCGGCGCGCCGGAGGGCCGGTGGAGCGATGACCGGTTCCGCGGGGACCTGATCGTCGAACCCGGCCGGCGCTACGACCTGGTGTTGGAGATCAGTGATCGACCGCTGCCCGACCGACCCGACCCCGACCGGTTGTGGCAGACCACGCAGGAGCGCTGGCAGCAGGGCCGGCCCGACCTCTCCGGCACCGCGGCGCCACGGGATGCTCAGCAGGCGTACGTGTTGCTGCGTGGTCTGACCAGTCCGGCCGGAGGGATGGTCGCTGCAGCAACCCTCGGCCTGCCCGAGCGGGCCGAACGCGGCCGCAACTACGACTACCGCTATGTCTGGATCCGCGATCAGGCCTACGCCGGGCTGGCCGGCGCGGTCGGCGACCGGGCCCTGCCGCTGTTGGACAACGCCCTGGAGTTCACCACTGCCCGGCTGCTGGAGCACGGCGATCGGCTGGCGCCGGCGTACCGAATCGACGGCAGCGACGTTCCCGACGAGACCGAGCTCGACGATCTGCCGGGCTACCCGGGAGGAGTCGCCCGCGTCGGCAACCAGGCCAACAGGCAGTTCCAGCTCGACGCGGTCGGCGAACTGCTGCAACTGTTGGCCGCCGGTGCCCGGTTGGACCGGCTCGGTCATGATCACCACCAGGCGATCGACATCGCCATCGACGTGATCGAGCGGCGCTGGCACAAGCCCGACGCCGGCATCTGGGAGCTCGACGACGCCTGGTGGACCCAGTCGCGGCTCTGCGTCGTCGCGGCACTCCGCGCGATCGGCCGCGAGGCACCGGCCACCCAGTCGGCCCGGATCAGCGCCCTGGCCGACGCGATCCTGGCCGAGACCACCCGGCGAGGACTCTCCCGCGGCGGCTGGTGGCAGCGCAGCCCCGATGATCCGGGCGTCGACGCCTCACTGGCGCTACCACCGGTGCGGGGCGCGCTGGCCGCCGACGACCCGCGGACCGTCGCCACCCTGCGTCAGGTGGAGAAGGATCTGGTGATGGACGGGCACGTCTATCGTTTCCGACCTGACGAGCGACCCCTGGGCGCTGCCGAGGGGGCCTTCACGCTGTGCGGATTCATCCTCAGCCTGGCCCATCTCCAGCAGGGGGAACCGGCTGAAGGCCTACCGCTACTTCGACATCCAGCGCAGCGTCTGCGGGCCGCCGGGAATCCTTTCGGAGGAGTTCGACGTCGATCAGCGCCAACTGCGCGGCAACTTCCCGCAGGCGTTCGTACACGCGTTGTTGCTTGAGGGCGCCCAGCGCCTGGGCGCCGACAACACCTCCGGTTCCTGATCCCGCTGGCCGATCACCCGACTCACGTGCTGACTGCACCATGCGAACCGCCGCGCTCCATCCGTTGTCGCTGCGGAACGACGGTGTACCTGGGATCCTGGGCGGAGGCCTGTCCGGCCTCGAAGATGCCGAATTTGGTGCAGACCGACCCAGCGACCAGGGCGGCGCCGGAGGCCATCGCGGCGATCCGGCTTCGCCGACCGAGCACGATGCCGCCGACCGCGCCGGCCGCGGTGAGGACCTTGCTCGCCTTCATCAGCCGCCCGGCCCGGCCCTCGTGGAGGGTCTCGGCGACGATGCCCAGCGACGTTTCCATCCGGTATTCGGCAGCCAGGTCCACCGCCGCCCCGATCGCGGCCATCCGGCGCGCCGGACCGGCCTCGGCCACCGGTGCGGCGATCATGCCAAGACCGCCGGCCGCGGTCGCTGCGGACGCCGCGAAGATGTACGGCAGTTCGCGTTGGCCCTCATGCCAGGTCGGGGTCGCGGTGTCGGCGATCAGCACCCCGGTGTAGGTGCCCACCATCGGCGCGACCGCGGCAGCCGCCAATCCGGCCGGTCGGGCCGACCGGCCCAGCAGCCGGGCGACCCAGCGCAGCGGCTCGGGCAGTCTCCGCTCCAGTGTCGGGGCGAGTTCGGCTACCGCGGCGACACCGGCCGCCGGACCGAACGCGGTCAGCGACCAGGTGCCCAGGGACATCGGCGAGGTCGGCTTGATCACGCGCAGCATGTTGAGCGCGCGGGAGGGACGGCCCAGGTCGTGCACCAGGGTGTAGAGGCTGACGCCGACCGAGGCGAGGGCACTGACCCGGGACACTCGTCGCAACGCCGGCCGCCCGGTCAGATCCGCGCCGGCCGCCAGCAGCGACGACCCTGCGGCGAGGCCGCCGGTGAAGAAGTACGTCGGGATGTCGGGTTTCCACGGCGACGCCTTGACCACGGGCCGGCCGTAGTAGGACTCGAACTTCGCGTCGGGCACCACCGGCTGTTCCCGGCGCCCGCCGCCACCCCGTCGCCGACGCCCGTTGGTGCTCGGTGCCGGCCCGGGCGCGGGGCCGACGCCGGCCGGTCGGTCGGCGCTCATCGTCTGCCCCCGACGAACGCGGCCACCGCAGTTGCCGCCAGCCCGACAGCGGCCACCGCCGCCCGTTTCCACATCGCCGGCAGGTCCCGGGTGGTGACCACCGGATCCGGCGGCAGCCCGTACACCTCGGGTTCGTCCAGCAGCAGGAAGAACGCCCCCGCCCCGCCGACACCGTCATCGGGATCGGCGCCGTACAGCCGGGCGTCGGTGACTCCGGCGTCGTGCAGCTTTCGGATCCGCTGCCGGGCCCGCTCCCGCAGTTCGTCGACATCGCCGAACTGGATCGACTCGGTCGGGCAGGCCTGCGCACAGGCCGGCGTCTTGCCGGCACCCAGCCGGTCATAGCACAGGGTGCATTTCTGGGCGATGCCGACGTTCTTGACGCCCGGTTCGCCCTCCCGGCGCTCGATCACCCCGTACGGACAGGCCGGCACGCAGTATCCGCAACCGTTGCAGATGTCGTCCTGTACTACGACCGTGCCGAACTCGGTCCGGAACAGCGACCCGGTCGGACACACGTCCAGGCAGGCCGCGTCGGTGCAGTGCTTGCAGACGTCGGAACTCATCAGCCAACGGAAGTCCGACCGTTCACCCTGCCCGGACTCACCCGGACGGCTGAACGACGGCATGCCAAGATCAACCGGTGGTCCGCCCGCCTCCGGCTCGGCGACGCGGGTCTGCTCGCCGCCCAGCGGCTTGCGCTGCTCGATGAACGCGACATGCCGCCACGTGCTCGCCCCCAACGCGCCGGTGTTGTCGTAGGAGCTGCCGAGCAGTTCGTAGATGCCGTCTTGGGGGACCCCGTTCCACTCCTTGCAGGCCACCTCGCAGGCCTTGCAGCCGATGCAGATCGAGGTGTCGGTGAAGAACCCCTTGCGGCTGGGCGGTTCGGTCCAGCCGGCATCGACCGCCGGTCCCTCGGGGCCGGCCTCGAACGACTGGTTCAGTGGCAGATCGAACGGCAACTTCATCATGCCTCCTCGGTCCCCGATCGGTCCGTCCTCGGGCGGATCCCGTTGATCCGCGGACCGGCGTTCGGACTGTCGGACGGTGTCCGCCGGGAGTTGCCGGTGTCGGTGGTGATCCCGGCCCGCCGTTGGTAGTCGGCGACGAACTCCAGCAGTTCCGGTCCGCGCGGCCGTCGGCCGGGCCGGATGTCACAGGAGGCGACCTTGCTTTCCTGGATGTGCACGTTCGGGTCAAGGGTCACTCCGAACAGGTCGTTCGCCGAGTCACCGCTGACCAGGGCGTCCTGTCCGACGCCCCAGTGGTACGGAAGCCCGACCTGGTGGGTGGTGCGTCCGGCGACCCGGAGGGGCACCATCCGTTCGGTGACGATCACCCGGGCCTCGATGGCGGTTCGGGGGCTGATGATCGTCGCCCAGCCGAGATGTTCGGAGCCCCCGCTCGGCGGCCAGTTCGGGAGAGATCTCGCAGAAGAACTCCGGTTGCAGCTCCGACAGGTACGGCTGGAAGCGGCTCATCCCGCCGGCGGTGTGGTGCTCGGTCAGCCGGTAGGTGGTGAACACGTACGGGAACACGTCGGCGCCCGGTTCGTCGCCGGACGGACTCTGCAGGTTGTCCGGCCGGGGGAACACTTCGCGGGCCGGGTTGGACTGTTGGCTGTAGAAGGCGTTGCTGAACGGCGATTCCTGCGGCTCGTAGTGGGCCGGTAGCGGGCCGTCCAGCAGCCCGGACGGCGCGTACAGCCAGCCCTTGCCGTCGGCCTGCATGACGAACGGGTCGTCCCCGGCCAACGCATCCGGTCCCGTGGCGTCCTCGTCGGGCCGGTAGGACGGCGCCTTGGTCGGCTCGAAGTCCGGGACGTCCGGCCCGGTCCACTTCTGCTCCTGTTCGTCCCAGACCAGGTACGCCTTGCGCTCGCTCCAGGGTCTGCCGTCCGGATCGGCCGAGGCCCGGTTGTAGAGGATCCGCCGGTTGGATGGCCACGCCCAGCCCCATTCCGGGGCGACCCAGCTCTGCTCGGATCCTGGTCGCCGCCTTGCCGCCTGGTTGATCCCGTCCGCGTACACCCCGGTGTAGATCCAGCAGCCGCCGGCGGTCGAGCCGTCGTCGGCCATCTGCTGGTAGCTGGCCAGCGCGCTGCCGGCGTGCTCTCCGGAGACGAACTCGCCGTTGATCTCCCGCAACACGGAATCGGCCGACACCTCCCCGGAGGCTTCGGCCTCGTAGTCCCAGGTCAGATCGAGGATCGGCCGGTCCCGGTCGTCGGTCGACCCGGCGAGCCGCCGCCGGATCTTCTGGCCGAGCCTGAAGACGAAGTCCAGATCGCTCTGGCAGTCACCCGGCGGTTCGACCGCCTTGTGGTGCCACTGCAGCATCCGCTGCGTCTGGGTGAAGCTGCCCGACTTCTCGGTGTGCGCCGCGGCAGGCAGGAAGAACACCTCGGTGTCGATGTCGGTGGTCTTCAGCTCACCGGTCTCGATCTCCGGCGAATCCTTCCAGAAGGTGGCCGATTCGATCATGTTGAAGTCGCGCACCACCAGCCACTTCAGCCGGGCCAGGCCGAGCCGCTGCATCTTGCCGTGCGCGGAGCCGACGGCCGGATTCTGGCCGAACAGGAAGTAGCCGTCGATCTTGTCGTCCAGCATGTCCATCACGGTGGCGTACGTTCCATGATCACCGGTCAGCGTCGGCAGGTAGTCGAAGCAGTACTGGTTGTCCTCGGTCGCCGCATCACCCCACCAGGCCTTCAACAGGTTGACGATGTAGGTGCGGGCGTTGGCCCAGTAGCCCTTCTGGTCCGGGCTGGCGATGCCTTCGACGTAGGCGTCCAGCGAGTGGTGCTGACCGGCCATCGGCATCGGCAGATAACCGGGCAACAGGTTGTACAGGGTCGGGATGTCGGTCGACCCCTGGATGCTCGCATGACCGCGCAGCGCCATGATCCCGCCACCGGGCCGGCCGATGTTTCCCAACAGCAGTTGGATGATCGCGGCCGTCCGGATGTATTGGATGCCGACCGTGTGGTGGGTCCAGCCGACGGAGTAGACCCAGGCGGTCGTCCGATCCCGGCCACTGTTGGCGGTGACCGCCTGACAGACGTCGAGCAGTTGCTCCGGGGTGACCCCGCAGACCTCCTGCACCATCTCGGGCGTGTAGCGCGCGAAGTGCCGGCGCAGGATCTGGAAGACGCACTGGGGGTCCTGCAGGGTCTCGTCCTTCCGAATGCCCTTGGCCCCCATCGCCGCGCCGTGCCCGCCCAGCTCGTACGCCGCGGCCCGGCTGGACTCGGACTCCGCATGCTCCCCGGAGGCCGAGACGCCGCTGCCGTGTCTGCTGCCGTCCTGATCTTGTTGTTCCCGTTGTCGCCCCTGTTGTCGCCCCTGTTGTTGCCCCTGTTGTTGCTGCTCCTCCTGGCGGGTCTCCTGCTCCTCGTCCTCACCTTCTGCGTGGGAGGTGGGACCGGAGGTCGCGGCGTGTTCGGTCATCCCGGCGTAGGACCAGGTGTCCGGATCGTACTTGCCGCTCTCGGCGTCGTACCCGGAGAAGACGCCGTCAAGATCATCGACGTCCCTAAAGTTCTCGTCGATGATGTGCGAGGCGTTGGTGTAGGCCAGGACGTAGTCCTTGAAGTACTTCTCGTTGCTCAGGATGTAGTTGACGATCGCGCCGAGGAAGGCGATGTCGCTGCCTGCCCGGATCGGCACGTGCGTGTCGGCCAGCGCCGAGGTGCGAGTGAAGCGGGGATCGACATGGATCACCCGAGCGCCACGCTCCTTGGCCTCGGTCACCCACTGGAAACCGACCGGGTGGCATTCGGCCATGTTGGAGCCCTGGATCACGATGCAGTCGGAATTTTGCAGGTCCTGCAGGAAGCCGGTGGCACCGCCCCGGCCGAACGAGGCTCCCAGACTGGGAACCGTTGCACTGTGTCAAATGCGGGCCTGGTTCTCGATCTGGATCGCGCCGAGCGCGGTGAAGAGTTTCTTGATCAGATAGTTCTCTTCGTTGTCCAGGGTGGCACCGCCGAGGGCTGCGATGCCCATGGTCCGGCGCAGTGGCTGGCCGTTCTCGTCGGTGTCCTGCCACCAGCGCCGGCGGGACTCGACGACACGGTCGGCGATCATGTCCAGCGCCTTGTCGGCGTCCAGCCGCTCCCACTCCGTGCCGCCGGGGCGTCGATACATCACATGCTTGATCCGGTTCGGCGCGTTGACCAACTGCTCGCTGGCCGCACCCTTGGGGCACAGCCTGCCCCGGGAGACCGGCGAGTTCGGGTCGCCCTCGATCTGGGTGACCCGGCCGTCCTTGACGTAGACGTTCTGACCGCAACCGACGGCGCAGTAGGGGCAGACGCTCTTGACGACCTTGTCCGCGGTCTCGGTGCGGGCGGTCCGCTGCCGGGTCCGCGGCGATTCGGCAGCGGCCCCGCGGCCGAGCGGATCGGCACCGGTGAACTGGCGGATCACAGGCCAGCCCAGGAACGCCTTGCCGATGCTCATTCGTCGACCTCCGCTCTTCCCAGCCGGTGGGCCACGGCCCGCTCCACCCGTGGACACCCGACTACATACCCGCCTGTAAGCACCTTAACGGCGACGCCCGACGGCGTCCCTCGACCCGGCAGTCTCCAAGCCTCAGGCCTGCTGTTCCCGATCCGTCAGGTACTGATCGATCTCGGCGAGATCGACACCGATGAACTCGGGGACCGAGTTGGGTGGCGATTCCGCAGGTCGGAGTTCGTAGCTCTGCCCCACCTGGGCCAGGATCAGGCCGAGGTCGTCGGCGCGTTTGCCCAGGGCAAGTCGGTAGTCGCTGTCTTCGATCATGATCTCATCCTCCTCGGCGGTGGCTTCGATGACAACGGCCCTCGCGTCGAGCACGCTGTTGTGTCGGTCGGCGGGGTGAAGACCTATTCGTCCAGCGCTATGGCAGCCAGATGCTGCTCGATCCACCGTTGTCCGGACTCGGCTTGGCTGCCCGGTTGGTTCCGTTCGTGCTGCTGGTGGCCGCCGGCCTGATCGTCAGAGCACGGCAGCGCGGGCACGCACGGAGCCCTCGAAGCACTGCACGGCGGGGACGCCGGGGCGGCCGAACGCCAAGCGCGTACCCAGGGTGTCCTGCCAGGGCCGGCCGCCGTACCGGGCGGTGGACAGCTGGTCGCGGGTCGTCGATTCGGTAACACTCGGCGCGATTTCGCCGCCGGATGCCGCTGCGAGCCCGGAATTCGTACCCCGTGGTGCGAATTCGGCGCCGCCCACCGCTGAGGCCGCCGGTTCAGTAACACGTGGCGCGAATTCGACGCCGCCCACCGCTGAGGCCGTCGATTCGGTAACACGTGGTACGAATTCGACGCCGCCCACCCCTAGGGCTGTCGATTCAGCAACACATGGCACGAAATCGACGCCGGAAGGCCGCTGAGAGTCGGAATTCGCACCACGTGGTACGAATTCGGCACCCAGCACAGGCACCGGGCAACGAGAGCCGAGCAGCGAGGGCACGCGGACCGACGCGTCAGCCGCGGATGCCGACCGTTGTCGCCCCCTCGATGAAGTACCGCTGGCCGAAGGCGAAGATGATCATCATCGGAATGGTGACCACGAGCGAAGCGACCATGACGTACTGGTAGTCGCCGTGTCCGCCGGCCGTCGGGCTGTACATCGTCATCGCATAGTTGATCCCGAGCGGAACGGTGAACTGCTTCGGGCTGCCGAGATTGAGATAGATCAGCGGCCCGATGAAGTTGCTCCAGGAGGCCTGGAACTCGAAGATCCAGACGATGATCGTCGACGGGATGGCCAGCGGGAACGCGATCCTGCGGAACAGACCGAAGTAGGAGCAGCCGTCGACGCGTGCCGCTTCGAAGAGATCACGCGGCAGCCCGGAGTAGAACTGCCGCATCAGGAAGATGTAGAACGCCGAACCGAACAGGTTGGCTCCCCACAGGGGCACGTTCGTGCCCAGCCAGCCGGTGGTCTTCCAGATCAGATAGTTCGGGATCAGCGTCACTGCCCCGGGCAACATCATCGAGGCGAGCACCAGCCCGAACAGCAGCCGTCGTCCGGGGAACCGGAAGTACGCGAAGCCGAACGCCACCAAGGAACTGGACAGGGTGACCAGGGTTGCGGCCAGGACCGCGATCAACATCGAGTTGCCGACCCAGGCCAACAGCGGCAACTG
This window harbors:
- a CDS encoding SDR family oxidoreductase, with the protein product MSSVVVVTGASGGIGRACARAFAERGAAVALLARGEKGLQAAAEDVRLRGGTPLVVPVDVSDADAVEAAVERVETELGPIDVWVNAAFSSVFSPFKKMTTEEFRRTTEVSYLGFVYCTSAVLQRMLARNRGTIVQVGSALAYRSIPLQSAYCGAKHGIRGFNEALRVELLHDKSNVHTTMVHMPGVNTPQFRWLLSRMPQKAQPVPPIYQPEIAAQAVLYAADHPRQREYWVGASTVLTILGNKVAPGLLDRYLARTGYRSQQTGEPQDPDAPVNLWEPADGPEGADFGAHGAFDDQAKARAPQLALARNKYKLLGAAAALAAGTGVLVRKVRR
- a CDS encoding glycoside hydrolase family 15 protein; this encodes MLSEEFDVDQRQLRGNFPQAFVHALLLEGAQRLGADNTSGS
- the nrfD gene encoding NrfD/PsrC family molybdoenzyme membrane anchor subunit, producing MSADRPAGVGPAPGPAPSTNGRRRRGGGGRREQPVVPDAKFESYYGRPVVKASPWKPDIPTYFFTGGLAAGSSLLAAGADLTGRPALRRVSRVSALASVGVSLYTLVHDLGRPSRALNMLRVIKPTSPMSLGTWSLTAFGPAAGVAAVAELAPTLERRLPEPLRWVARLLGRSARPAGLAAAAVAPMVGTYTGVLIADTATPTWHEGQRELPYIFAASAATAAGGLGMIAAPVAEAGPARRMAAIGAAVDLAAEYRMETSLGIVAETLHEGRAGRLMKASKVLTAAGAVGGIVLGRRSRIAAMASGAALVAGSVCTKFGIFEAGQASAQDPRYTVVPQRQRMERGGSHGAVST
- a CDS encoding 4Fe-4S dicluster domain-containing protein, with product MKLPFDLPLNQSFEAGPEGPAVDAGWTEPPSRKGFFTDTSICIGCKACEVACKEWNGVPQDGIYELLGSSYDNTGALGASTWRHVAFIEQRKPLGGEQTRVAEPEAGGPPVDLGMPSFSRPGESGQGERSDFRWLMSSDVCKHCTDAACLDVCPTGSLFRTEFGTVVVQDDICNGCGYCVPACPYGVIERREGEPGVKNVGIAQKCTLCYDRLGAGKTPACAQACPTESIQFGDVDELRERARQRIRKLHDAGVTDARLYGADPDDGVGGAGAFFLLLDEPEVYGLPPDPVVTTRDLPAMWKRAAVAAVGLAATAVAAFVGGRR
- a CDS encoding carbohydrate ABC transporter permease translates to MTDQVTNPVSNPVPGQLPGRLTTGAAAALSEADRGAESVPDRGPSMVVHRIGQVVRWLLMIGFSVLFLYPFAWLIAASLKPRGDVFDNRLIPRTWRFDNYVEVWHQLPLLAWVGNSMLIAVLAATLVTLSSSLVAFGFAYFRFPGRRLLFGLVLASMMLPGAVTLIPNYLIWKTTGWLGTNVPLWGANLFGSAFYIFLMRQFYSGLPRDLFEAARVDGCSYFGLFRRIAFPLAIPSTIIVWIFEFQASWSNFIGPLIYLNLGSPKQFTVPLGINYAMTMYSPTAGGHGDYQYVMVASLVVTIPMMIIFAFGQRYFIEGATTVGIRG